A genomic segment from Malus domestica chromosome 05, GDT2T_hap1 encodes:
- the LOC103428044 gene encoding protein NRT1/ PTR FAMILY 4.2-like, with translation MEPVFKLCIQFFFIYFWSKRHSNFSDFLDKALIDSTISAAQVKETRAFIGLLPIFASTIMMNCCLAQLQTYSVVQGTTMNRKINNFEIPVQSLGILPLSVLLASIPLYERFQRILASKSPAKSHTFQPLWRIGLGLALASASMAVAALVEGKRREAAHKNATLSFFRLGWQYLILGVSDILILGGMLEFFYSEAPDSMRSMSTSLSWCSTSMGYFLSSFLVSIANSVSGKFGKEWLGGADGNHSRLDLFYTLYAFSTLSMMGYEVLVERGSFLHATAHVKL, from the coding sequence ATGGAGCCAGTATTTAAACTCtgcatacaattttttttcatttactttTGGTCTAAGAGACACTCTAATTTCTCAGATTTTTTAGACAAAGCATTAATTGATAGCACAATTAGTGCCGCTCAAGTTAAGGAAACAAGAGCTTTTATAGGCCTTCTACCCATCTTTGCAAGCACAATCATGATGAATTGCTGCCTAGCCCAACTTCAGACATACTCAGTGGTACAAGGGACCACAATGAACCGAAAAATAAACAATTTCGAAATCCCAGTTCAGTCATTGGGCATACTCCCCCTCTCCGTTTTGCTTGCTTCTATTCCCTTATACGAACGATTCCAAAGAATCTTAGCATCCAAAAGCCCAGCAAAAAGTCACACCTTCCAACCACTTTGGAGGATTGGGCTAGGGCTGGCACTAGCATCTGCATCAATGGCCGTAGCTGCCCTAGTCGAAGGTAAGAGACGCGAGGCAGCTCATAAAAATGCCACATTGTCTTTCTTCCGGCTTGGCTGGCAATACCTCATCCTTGGAGTCTCAGACATCCTCATCCTTGGAGGAATGCTTGAGTTCTTTTACTCGGAAGCACCGGATAGCATGAGAAGCATGTCCACTTCGTTGTCATGGTGCTCAACATCAATGGGGTACTTTTTAAGCTCATTTCTGGTGTCCATAGCAAATTCAGTGAGTGGAAAATTTGGTAAAGAGTGGCTTGGAGGAGCTGATGGGAACCATTCACGTTTGGATCTGTTTTATACACTCTACGCATTCTCAACACTCTCAATGATGGGCTATGAAGTATTAGTGGAACGCGGTTCTTTCTTACATGCAACTGCACATGTCAAACTGTGA